The Metabacillus litoralis genome contains a region encoding:
- the addB gene encoding helicase-exonuclease AddAB subunit AddB — MSIQFILGRSGTGKTETMLNEIRDRLFQEPIGRPIIYLVPDQMTFGAEYELIRTPNLGGMIRAQTFSFSRLAWRVLQETGGMTRHHLSGTGIQMLLRKLVEEYKQDFKVFAKASDKNGFIEQLEVMLTEFKRYCLSPQELEEFVANAQTEHDRKSLTDKLHDMAILYKQLEIQLSHKYVDSEDYLKLLAEKVENSSYLQSADIYIDGFHSFTPQEYEVVAALMKHAQNVKIALTADKAYKEFLPHELHLFQMTGKTYNTILELATEAGKQVDEPIVLKEQHRYAGSQSLQHLEAFYDIRPTTVFDQDPDVTIFQATNRRSEVEGIAREIQSLIRNGHYRYRDLALLIRNSNDYRDVIEQVFRDYEVPFFIDQKRSMLNHPLVELIRSTIEIINGFWRYEAVFRAVKTELLFPIKKDKYAMREDMDLLENYVLSYGIQGSKWTNGDRFRYRRFYSLDDEFVVTDDEKEMEDKLNQLRELIVQPIQTLHKRLKRSQNGQEMAEALFLYLEELHIPEKLEGLRIAAEEKGLLLEAREHDQVWQAVINLLDEFVEMMAEEPVSLKLFSEMLETGLESMKFSLVPPAIDQVLIADLEKSRFFNVKCSFIVGVNDGVIPARPKEEGILTEDDREALHYQGVNLAPTARQQLLDENFIIYMALSSSSEKLYLSYAMADEEGKALLPSVIIKRMEEMFPTIKQQRLLNEPEQLSPKEQLSFIVNHHVTLSYVTSQLQSWKRGYPIHSLWWDAYNYFVSSDNQQLTQKVLSSLTYENRPEQLETSVSRELYGEHIQGSVSRMEKFNSCPFSHFASHGLKLRERQFFKLEAPDIGQMFHSALKLISDRLHHLKLDWKELTKDQCERLSNDAVEQLAPRLQKEILLSSNRYHYIKRKLQKILARASSILSEHAKASGFAPVGLELGFGKGGELPPIRFTLPNGCTMEVAGRIDRVDKATGSNGVLLRIVDYKSSEKNVQLSEVYYGLALQMLTYLDVIISNSKLWLGIEATPAGVLYFHVHDPMIQASSLLPEEKLDDEIFKKFKMKGLLLGDEEAVKLMDQSLTEGTSSNIIAAGLKKDGGFRSTSSIASEAEFELLRQHVRSTFKKIGTNITDGIIDISPYKLKDKMPCTYCEYKSVCQFDESLEENNYRILKSEKNDEVLKRMREEAGVDE, encoded by the coding sequence ATGAGTATTCAATTTATCTTGGGGCGCTCTGGAACCGGGAAAACAGAGACGATGTTAAATGAAATAAGAGACAGGCTCTTTCAAGAACCAATTGGCCGTCCGATTATTTATCTCGTACCAGACCAAATGACGTTTGGGGCAGAATATGAGTTAATACGTACACCAAATTTAGGTGGGATGATACGTGCACAAACATTTAGCTTTAGCCGTTTAGCTTGGAGAGTTTTACAGGAAACAGGGGGAATGACTCGTCATCATTTATCTGGTACTGGAATTCAAATGCTTCTCCGGAAACTCGTTGAGGAGTATAAACAAGATTTTAAAGTATTTGCCAAAGCAAGTGATAAAAATGGCTTTATTGAACAGCTAGAAGTTATGTTAACAGAGTTTAAACGATATTGCTTATCACCTCAAGAGTTGGAAGAGTTTGTAGCAAATGCTCAAACCGAGCATGATCGTAAATCATTAACCGATAAACTTCATGACATGGCCATTCTTTATAAACAACTGGAAATTCAATTAAGCCATAAATACGTAGATTCTGAGGATTATTTGAAGCTATTAGCTGAAAAGGTAGAAAACTCAAGTTATTTACAATCTGCTGATATTTATATTGATGGCTTTCATAGCTTTACGCCACAAGAATATGAAGTGGTTGCTGCCTTAATGAAGCATGCACAAAATGTAAAGATTGCTCTTACTGCAGATAAAGCATATAAAGAATTCCTGCCTCATGAATTGCACTTATTTCAAATGACGGGAAAAACGTACAATACCATTCTCGAGCTGGCTACTGAGGCAGGTAAGCAAGTGGACGAGCCAATAGTTCTTAAAGAACAGCATCGCTATGCTGGAAGTCAGTCGTTACAACATTTAGAAGCATTTTATGATATAAGACCAACAACTGTTTTTGATCAAGATCCTGATGTTACGATTTTTCAGGCTACCAATCGCCGCTCTGAGGTTGAAGGAATTGCAAGGGAAATTCAATCACTTATTAGAAATGGTCATTATCGTTATCGTGATCTTGCTCTACTTATACGAAATTCCAATGATTATCGAGATGTGATTGAACAGGTATTCCGTGATTATGAAGTACCGTTTTTTATTGATCAAAAGCGTTCCATGCTCAATCATCCTTTAGTGGAGTTAATTCGTTCTACAATCGAAATTATCAATGGATTTTGGCGTTATGAAGCAGTATTTCGTGCTGTGAAAACAGAGCTGCTGTTTCCGATTAAAAAAGACAAATATGCTATGCGCGAAGATATGGACTTGTTAGAAAACTATGTTCTTTCTTATGGCATTCAGGGATCGAAGTGGACAAATGGGGATCGTTTTCGTTACCGCCGTTTCTATTCACTTGATGATGAATTTGTTGTCACAGATGACGAAAAAGAAATGGAGGACAAGCTAAATCAGTTACGAGAGCTTATTGTTCAACCAATTCAAACTTTGCATAAAAGGTTAAAGCGAAGTCAAAATGGTCAAGAGATGGCAGAAGCTTTGTTTCTTTATTTAGAAGAATTGCACATTCCTGAAAAGCTTGAAGGACTTCGGATTGCAGCAGAAGAAAAAGGGTTGTTATTAGAAGCGAGAGAGCATGATCAGGTTTGGCAGGCAGTCATAAACTTATTAGACGAGTTCGTTGAAATGATGGCGGAAGAACCTGTGTCTTTAAAGCTTTTCTCAGAGATGCTTGAAACAGGTTTGGAGTCAATGAAATTCTCGTTAGTGCCACCAGCAATTGACCAGGTGCTAATTGCAGATCTTGAAAAATCCAGGTTTTTCAACGTGAAGTGCTCATTTATTGTTGGAGTAAATGATGGGGTTATTCCTGCTCGACCAAAGGAAGAAGGCATTTTAACAGAGGATGATCGAGAGGCTCTTCATTATCAGGGGGTCAATCTTGCACCAACCGCAAGACAGCAGCTGCTTGATGAAAACTTTATCATTTATATGGCATTATCAAGTTCATCTGAAAAATTATATCTCTCCTATGCGATGGCGGATGAAGAAGGAAAGGCATTGTTGCCTTCTGTCATTATTAAGCGAATGGAAGAAATGTTTCCAACAATAAAGCAGCAGCGCTTATTGAATGAGCCGGAGCAGCTTTCACCAAAAGAGCAATTATCGTTTATCGTAAACCATCATGTAACACTTTCTTATGTTACATCTCAATTGCAATCGTGGAAAAGAGGATATCCGATTCACTCATTATGGTGGGATGCTTATAACTACTTTGTCTCATCTGATAATCAACAACTCACTCAGAAGGTGTTAAGCAGTTTAACGTATGAAAATAGACCAGAACAGCTAGAAACATCTGTTAGTCGTGAACTATATGGTGAACATATTCAAGGAAGTGTGTCGCGAATGGAGAAATTCAACAGCTGCCCATTCTCTCATTTTGCTTCACATGGTTTAAAGCTAAGAGAAAGACAGTTTTTCAAGCTTGAGGCACCTGATATAGGGCAAATGTTCCACTCTGCCTTGAAACTGATTTCTGATCGCTTACATCATTTAAAATTGGATTGGAAAGAGTTAACGAAGGATCAATGTGAGCGACTTTCTAATGATGCGGTTGAGCAGCTTGCACCAAGATTACAAAAAGAAATCTTATTAAGCTCAAATCGTTATCATTATATCAAGCGAAAGCTACAGAAAATTCTTGCCCGTGCTTCATCTATTCTTAGTGAACACGCAAAGGCGAGTGGCTTTGCACCAGTTGGCCTAGAGCTTGGTTTTGGTAAAGGTGGAGAACTACCACCCATTCGTTTTACATTGCCAAATGGCTGTACGATGGAGGTTGCGGGAAGAATTGATAGAGTTGATAAAGCAACAGGTTCAAATGGTGTACTGTTAAGAATTGTTGATTATAAATCAAGTGAAAAAAATGTCCAGCTTTCTGAGGTCTATTATGGTTTAGCGCTTCAAATGCTAACCTATTTAGATGTTATTATTTCGAACTCAAAGCTGTGGTTAGGAATTGAAGCTACTCCTGCCGGGGTATTATATTTCCATGTTCATGATCCAATGATTCAGGCTTCTTCTCTTTTACCGGAAGAAAAGCTTGATGATGAAATTTTTAAGAAGTTTAAAATGAAAGGACTTTTACTCGGTGATGAGGAAGCAGTGAAATTGATGGATCAGTCTCTTACGGAAGGAACCAGTTCAAATATCATTGCTGCCGGCTTGAAAAAGGATGGAGGATTTCGCTCCACATCCTCTATAGCGAGTGAAGCTGAATTCGAGTTATTGCGTCAACACGTGCGATCCACTTTCAAGAAGATTGGAACGAATATTACAGATGGAATAATCGATATTAGCCCTTACAAGCTTAAGGATAAAATGCCTTGTACGTATTGTGAATATAAATCTGTATGTCAATTTGATGAATCGTTAGAGGAAAATAACTACCGTATCTTAAAAAGTGAAAAAAATGATGAAGTATTAAAACGAATGAGAGAGGAGGCTGGAGTTGATGAGTGA
- a CDS encoding MFS transporter has protein sequence MMKDRIVELFFWFAAVCVASNIYLLIPIYTELAEGLSITYGEAVFSSTIFTFCYATGLLCFGPISASLSKRNVLFFGMVASFCLTLIITFSTSLTSFYLSRGLQGFVLGSFAPVAYAYCFDAFTVNRRTFIIAIINTGFLMAGIIGQLISSLTVNVLDWRAVFYFFGVSYLCLSLCAFYLLPNVSVQKKRKPADTFTTGRLIQTPIILGLSITFITLMSFVSIYEEFAQYYVELEKELFYSRCIALIGTPLSLFSSFWIKKYSLINILLTCIAMIISSLALMLLTKQLILITILSLFFVSAVAIFIPSLITFIGESAGDKRATAISLYSFTLLTGASIGPLVANLLSFQYVLLLFIVLFGVAFTFLLSYNRLTQNKIRD, from the coding sequence ATGATGAAGGATCGTATCGTGGAACTGTTTTTCTGGTTTGCGGCTGTTTGTGTGGCTAGTAATATTTATTTACTTATCCCGATTTATACCGAACTTGCAGAAGGGCTGTCGATTACATATGGTGAAGCCGTTTTTTCAAGTACAATCTTTACGTTTTGTTACGCAACAGGACTACTATGCTTTGGTCCAATATCAGCTTCACTTTCAAAAAGAAATGTATTGTTTTTCGGCATGGTTGCCTCCTTTTGCTTAACGCTGATAATCACCTTTTCCACTTCACTCACAAGTTTTTACCTTTCTAGAGGACTTCAAGGATTTGTGTTAGGAAGCTTTGCCCCTGTTGCCTATGCCTATTGCTTTGATGCGTTTACAGTAAACAGGAGAACATTCATTATTGCGATCATTAATACAGGGTTTTTAATGGCTGGTATTATCGGACAACTGATTAGTTCGCTAACGGTGAATGTGCTAGATTGGCGGGCTGTTTTTTATTTCTTCGGGGTAAGTTATTTATGTTTGTCTCTATGTGCCTTCTATCTTCTTCCTAATGTGTCCGTTCAAAAGAAAAGGAAACCTGCCGACACCTTCACAACAGGTAGACTAATTCAAACCCCAATCATTTTAGGACTTAGCATAACCTTTATTACTTTGATGTCATTTGTTTCTATTTATGAAGAATTTGCTCAATACTATGTTGAACTAGAAAAAGAACTTTTTTACAGTAGATGTATCGCCTTAATTGGTACGCCTCTTTCCTTATTCAGCAGCTTTTGGATAAAAAAATATTCACTCATTAACATCTTGCTTACTTGCATAGCGATGATCATCTCTTCCCTCGCACTCATGTTATTAACAAAACAGCTCATACTAATCACCATCTTATCCTTATTCTTTGTCTCTGCTGTCGCTATTTTTATTCCATCACTCATTACATTTATCGGTGAATCGGCCGGGGATAAGCGAGCAACAGCCATTTCTTTGTATTCATTTACATTATTAACAGGTGCTAGTATAGGTCCACTCGTAGCAAACCTTTTATCTTTTCAGTATGTACTTCTATTATTTATTGTTTTGTTTGGAGTTGCATTCACTTTTCTACTAAGCTATAACAGATTGACTCAAAACAAAATTAGAGACTGA
- a CDS encoding exonuclease SbcCD subunit D, producing the protein MRILHTADWHLGRALEGRSRLAEQADFIDELVRIVEEEKVDAILMAGDAFDTVNPPAAAEQLFYEGLSRLSDHGKRPIVVIAGNHDNPDRLSAASPLAGNHSIHLIGYPTTELIKLDIPSAGEQMLVAALAYPSEARLEQVLSQEHDEVLLRNKYDERIRDLFSMMSKQFQKDTVNIAMSHIHVAGGSSTDSERPIEVGGAYTVAATSMPEAAQYVALGHLHRPQNIKRASTLTRYSGSPLAYSFSEIGYAKSVTILDAEPNQPVVMKEIPLSSGKPLVKWKATEGISQVHSWLDEGKDHNAWIDLEIHLTSTLSIEEIHRLRKWHPGFIHIRPVFQAELEVAATRQSNLPIDQLFSQFYEKQTGGAKPEEELVRLFLELVQQDEEQEEGDEA; encoded by the coding sequence ATGCGTATTTTGCATACGGCAGATTGGCACCTTGGACGAGCTCTAGAAGGTCGTAGTCGATTAGCTGAACAGGCTGATTTTATTGATGAGCTTGTACGAATTGTAGAAGAAGAAAAAGTAGACGCCATATTAATGGCTGGTGATGCATTTGATACGGTCAACCCACCGGCTGCAGCGGAGCAACTGTTTTATGAAGGCCTTTCTAGATTATCAGATCATGGTAAACGTCCAATCGTTGTGATTGCAGGAAATCATGACAACCCTGACCGCTTATCTGCAGCATCACCTTTAGCTGGGAACCATTCCATTCATTTAATTGGTTATCCAACAACTGAATTGATTAAATTAGATATCCCGAGTGCAGGAGAGCAAATGCTGGTTGCTGCACTTGCATATCCTTCAGAAGCAAGACTTGAACAAGTATTATCACAGGAGCATGATGAAGTGCTGCTTCGTAATAAGTATGATGAACGTATACGTGATCTTTTTTCGATGATGAGTAAACAATTTCAAAAGGACACAGTGAATATTGCGATGAGTCATATTCATGTTGCTGGAGGAAGCTCAACAGATTCGGAACGTCCAATTGAAGTTGGTGGAGCTTATACCGTTGCAGCGACAAGTATGCCTGAGGCTGCTCAGTATGTTGCATTAGGTCATTTACACCGCCCACAAAACATTAAGCGTGCGAGCACATTAACCAGGTACTCAGGCTCACCGCTTGCGTATAGCTTTTCAGAAATCGGTTATGCAAAATCGGTCACGATTTTAGATGCTGAACCAAATCAGCCTGTTGTGATGAAGGAGATACCATTATCATCTGGCAAGCCTTTGGTGAAATGGAAAGCAACAGAGGGGATTAGTCAGGTTCATAGCTGGCTTGATGAAGGAAAAGACCATAATGCATGGATAGATTTAGAAATTCATTTAACTAGTACTCTCTCAATTGAGGAAATCCACCGCCTTCGTAAATGGCATCCAGGCTTCATTCATATCCGACCTGTGTTTCAAGCTGAGCTGGAGGTTGCAGCAACAAGACAATCAAACCTCCCAATTGACCAATTGTTTTCGCAGTTTTACGAAAAACAAACAGGGGGAGCAAAACCGGAGGAGGAGCTTGTTCGCTTATTTTTAGAACTCGTTCAGCAGGATGAAGAGCAAGAGGAGGGTGATGAAGCATGA
- the addA gene encoding helicase-exonuclease AddAB subunit AddA, which produces MSEIIAKPENSQWTDDQWKAIAASGQDILVAAAAGSGKTAVLVERIIRKILSKENPVDVDSLLVVTFTNASAAEMRHRIGEALEKALKENPSSLHLRRQLTLLNKASISTLHSFCLQVVRKYYYLINIDPSFRIADSTEGQLLIDEVLDELFEEEYSQEDNEEFFDLVDRYTSDRSDLELQSLIRELYFFSRSHPMPSVWLNQLAAMYDLDDDFDMNSLPFMNYLMQDIEMQLSGAREQLLQAMELTKKPAGPAPRAENLDDDLKLLSDILAHKHSWDEMGEQLKKFKMSRAKIVKGDQYDKSLTDQVTALRNAVKKQIEQLRDELFSRSLQHYRQDFVHLKPVVKKLVDLVQQFAHRYEGMKKEKGIVDFADLEHYCLQILQTDENKPSEASLYYKQQFVEVLVDEYQDTNLVQESILKLVTKDEEATGNLFMVGDVKQSIYRFRLAEPFLFLSKYKRFTQSAEQTGMRIDLSKNFRSRSEVLDGTNYLFKQIMGETVGEIVYDNDAELKLGATYPENDLMKTELLLIERGSGDEQEKDGDTETEGVFDEQELETVQLEARLMARKIKTLIDEQFPVYDRGIGGTRPVTYRDVVILLRSMPWAPQIMEEFKQAGIPVYANLSDGYFEATEVAIMLSLLKIIDNPYQDIPLAAALRSPVVGLSENELAIIRTFDHKGMFYDAVKAFLASNDARYEKLYEKLHPFIDLLQGWRDIARQGSVSDLIWQLYRDTKFFDFVGGMPGGKQRQANLRALYDRARQYEATSFRGLFRFLRFIERMQDRGDDLGAARALGEQEDVVRLMTIHSSKGLEFPIVFVAGLSKQFNMMDLNKKYLLDKELGFGTKLINPKLRVSYPTLPYIALKKKMRMELLAEEMRVLYVALTRAKEKLYLVGTLKDPDKTITNWRNHIAHQDWLLPDFERAKAKSYLDWVGPALIRHKDCVVLGDGQICLTEEISSHPSRWTIQQVKGEELVEAFKDDQERNDELLSSIQKGEAVMLESEQKQVVIDQLSWSYPFQQATKSRSKQSVTEMKRQREITDEYSDQQLIKKQASQSLLYNRPSFMQSKSISPAERGTAMHAVMQHIPLTEKVTKAEIEKKVEELVTKEILTEDLAKVINIGQIVAFFSSDIGLRLQNAHNVYREIPFSYALEANTLYENVKDEPILVQGVIDCLFEDEHGTVLLDYKTDTIQGRITAEKDELENILSDRYRVQIDLYTKAIEDIIHRPLQEKYLFFFDGGHLIKM; this is translated from the coding sequence ATGAGTGAAATCATAGCTAAGCCTGAGAACAGCCAATGGACGGATGATCAATGGAAGGCAATTGCTGCAAGTGGACAAGACATATTAGTAGCCGCTGCTGCCGGATCGGGAAAAACAGCCGTTTTAGTTGAACGAATCATTCGTAAAATTCTTTCAAAAGAAAATCCTGTTGATGTTGATTCTTTATTAGTTGTTACGTTTACAAATGCTTCTGCAGCTGAGATGAGGCACCGTATTGGTGAGGCACTTGAAAAAGCACTAAAGGAAAATCCATCTTCACTACACTTACGCAGACAGCTTACATTACTCAATAAAGCATCAATTTCAACTCTACACTCGTTCTGTTTACAGGTTGTCCGAAAGTATTATTACTTGATTAATATTGATCCTAGCTTCCGTATTGCTGATTCAACAGAAGGTCAGCTTTTAATTGATGAAGTTCTTGATGAATTATTTGAAGAGGAATACAGTCAGGAAGATAACGAAGAATTTTTTGATTTAGTTGATCGTTATACATCTGACCGAAGTGATCTTGAGCTTCAATCTTTAATTCGAGAGCTGTACTTTTTTTCAAGATCACATCCAATGCCAAGTGTTTGGCTGAATCAGCTTGCTGCCATGTATGACCTAGACGATGACTTTGATATGAATTCGTTACCGTTTATGAACTACCTAATGCAGGATATTGAGATGCAGTTATCAGGTGCTCGGGAGCAGCTTCTTCAAGCAATGGAGCTTACGAAAAAACCAGCCGGACCTGCTCCACGTGCGGAAAACCTTGACGATGACTTAAAGCTGCTGTCAGATATACTGGCGCATAAGCATTCTTGGGATGAAATGGGTGAACAACTAAAAAAGTTTAAAATGTCACGTGCTAAGATCGTCAAGGGTGATCAATATGATAAGAGTTTAACAGATCAAGTGACAGCTTTGCGTAATGCGGTTAAAAAGCAAATCGAGCAATTACGTGATGAATTGTTTTCTCGTTCCCTTCAGCATTATAGGCAGGATTTTGTTCATTTAAAGCCTGTTGTCAAAAAGCTTGTTGATCTTGTTCAGCAGTTTGCCCATCGTTATGAAGGCATGAAAAAAGAAAAAGGAATCGTCGATTTTGCTGATCTAGAGCATTATTGTTTACAAATTCTGCAAACAGATGAAAATAAACCAAGTGAAGCGTCTCTTTATTATAAACAGCAGTTTGTAGAGGTTCTTGTTGATGAGTATCAAGATACGAATCTCGTTCAAGAATCGATTTTAAAGCTTGTGACAAAAGACGAAGAAGCAACAGGAAATCTCTTCATGGTAGGAGATGTAAAGCAATCCATATACCGCTTCCGTCTTGCAGAGCCTTTTCTATTTTTAAGCAAATATAAACGATTTACACAATCTGCTGAGCAAACAGGAATGCGCATTGATTTATCGAAAAACTTCCGAAGCCGCTCAGAAGTGCTAGATGGAACGAACTATTTATTTAAACAAATTATGGGCGAAACAGTTGGAGAAATTGTGTACGATAATGACGCAGAATTAAAGCTTGGTGCCACGTATCCAGAAAATGATCTGATGAAAACGGAGCTTTTACTCATTGAACGTGGTAGTGGAGACGAACAAGAAAAAGATGGTGACACAGAAACCGAGGGCGTTTTTGATGAACAAGAGCTAGAAACTGTTCAGCTTGAAGCGAGATTAATGGCTCGTAAGATTAAGACATTAATAGACGAACAATTTCCTGTATACGATCGTGGAATTGGTGGAACGCGTCCTGTTACGTATCGAGATGTTGTCATTCTTCTGCGCTCTATGCCATGGGCGCCACAAATAATGGAAGAATTTAAGCAAGCTGGAATTCCGGTTTATGCGAATTTATCAGATGGCTATTTTGAAGCAACTGAAGTAGCGATCATGCTATCCCTTCTGAAGATCATTGACAATCCATATCAAGATATCCCGTTAGCTGCAGCACTTCGTTCACCAGTCGTTGGTTTATCGGAAAATGAATTGGCCATTATTCGTACATTCGATCATAAAGGAATGTTTTATGATGCAGTTAAAGCCTTTTTGGCTTCTAACGATGCAAGGTATGAAAAGCTTTATGAAAAGTTACATCCTTTTATTGATCTTTTGCAGGGCTGGAGAGACATAGCGAGACAAGGATCAGTTTCCGATTTAATATGGCAGCTTTACCGTGATACAAAGTTTTTTGATTTTGTTGGCGGAATGCCTGGTGGAAAACAACGACAAGCAAATCTTCGTGCTCTATATGATCGCGCCCGTCAATATGAAGCAACGTCATTTAGAGGGCTATTCCGCTTTTTACGTTTTATTGAACGTATGCAGGACCGCGGCGATGATTTAGGGGCAGCACGTGCGCTTGGAGAGCAAGAGGATGTCGTAAGGCTTATGACAATTCACAGCAGTAAAGGGTTAGAGTTTCCAATCGTGTTTGTTGCAGGGCTTTCCAAGCAATTTAATATGATGGATTTAAATAAAAAGTATTTGCTAGATAAAGAGCTTGGATTTGGGACAAAGCTTATTAACCCTAAACTTCGAGTAAGCTACCCAACACTGCCTTATATTGCTCTGAAGAAAAAAATGAGAATGGAACTTCTTGCTGAGGAAATGCGAGTGCTTTATGTTGCGCTTACTCGTGCAAAAGAAAAGCTGTATTTAGTAGGAACATTAAAGGACCCGGATAAAACGATAACGAACTGGAGAAATCACATAGCACATCAAGATTGGCTATTACCTGATTTTGAACGGGCTAAAGCGAAAAGTTACCTTGATTGGGTTGGCCCTGCGTTAATTCGCCATAAAGATTGTGTTGTGTTAGGTGATGGACAAATTTGTTTAACAGAAGAAATATCAAGTCACCCATCGCGATGGACAATTCAACAAGTAAAAGGAGAAGAGCTTGTTGAAGCATTCAAGGATGATCAAGAACGAAATGATGAATTGCTTAGTTCTATTCAAAAAGGTGAAGCTGTGATGCTTGAAAGTGAGCAGAAGCAAGTAGTCATAGATCAGCTTTCTTGGTCGTACCCATTCCAGCAAGCAACAAAAAGTCGCTCTAAGCAATCTGTGACAGAGATGAAAAGACAACGGGAGATTACAGATGAGTATAGTGATCAGCAGCTCATTAAGAAACAAGCCTCTCAATCATTGTTATATAATCGACCAAGCTTTATGCAAAGCAAGTCAATATCACCGGCTGAGAGAGGAACAGCCATGCATGCTGTCATGCAGCACATTCCTTTAACTGAAAAAGTAACAAAAGCTGAAATTGAAAAGAAAGTGGAAGAGCTTGTTACAAAGGAAATTCTTACAGAAGATTTGGCTAAAGTGATCAATATCGGGCAAATTGTTGCCTTTTTCTCTTCAGATATCGGCCTAAGATTGCAAAATGCACACAATGTTTATCGAGAAATTCCATTTAGTTATGCGTTAGAGGCAAATACTCTTTATGAAAATGTGAAGGATGAACCGATTTTAGTTCAAGGAGTAATCGACTGTTTATTTGAAGATGAACATGGTACTGTTTTGTTAGATTACAAAACTGATACGATACAAGGTAGAATAACAGCAGAAAAAGATGAGCTTGAAAACATATTAAGTGATCGCTATCGAGTTCAAATTGATTTGTATACAAAAGCAATCGAAGATATTATCCACCGTCCTTTACAAGAAAAATATTTATTTTTCTTCGACGGAGGACATCTCATAAAAATGTAA